The following proteins are co-located in the Candida dubliniensis CD36 chromosome 3, complete sequence genome:
- a CDS encoding initiator methionine tRNA 2'-O-ribosyl phosphate transferase, putative (Similar to S. cerevisiae RIT1;~In S. cerevisiae: 2'-O-ribosyl phosphate transferase, modifies the initiator methionine tRNA at position 64 to distinguish it from elongator methionine tRNA), with protein MQQPIFNINNDINEINKNLKKSSLSFKNRLQSIIHDHYFVKTIHNSLSYPLIPNERCGLWYVPLNDRLDTCYFKSTDGHTNVWSFSLRRLNLHLLPIILEHGGVVIVDSTRRGKLMPDALSKTIPIWCAVLNSIIFGDGDWLRTPSSMVSESEHYSIEKLIPSFVDTVKQMKLLEGYKLDKPLVPSWYYPGAILNNNLDDSVYNICCVSASKKVDVHKRIDIKTGNGTISCDYIQGSADDHELWVPRTLCDGKFGADVFWSMADDVLEDAYIRCGETELIEKITSLYKPMGNTVEIFKLGDTGISIGKLEGNVKFSSFNTNVILFHEEYTITDIPKTKQVVQYSISSNKKGSNKFREILPEIKIDLPCTILCDTGRDLSVGMALVLLCLNFDLNWCPTTTPPTVTKTLIKQHLSKISQICKVNPSRSTLQSVNTFLF; from the coding sequence ATGCAGCAACCCAtatttaatataaataacgacattaatgaaataaataagaatttgaaaaagtcTCTGTTGTCATTTAAAAACCGGCTACAATCAATCATCCATGACCATTACTTTGTCAAAACTATACATAACTCATTACTGTATCCATTAATTCCCAACGAAAGATGTGGTCTTTGGTATGTCCCCTTGAACGATAGATTAGACACATGCTATTTCAAGTCAACTGACGGACATACCAATGTGTGGTCCTTCTCCTTGCGTAGACTAAACTTGCATCTTTTGCCCATTATTTTGGAGCATGGAGGAGTGGTGATAGTTGATTCCACACGAAGGGGGAAATTAATGCCCGATGCGTTGCTGAAAACCATTCCCATTTGGTGTGCtgttttgaattcaatCATTTTTGGAGATGGCGATTGGTTAAGAACCCCTTCTAGCATGGTGTCAGAAAGTGAACATTACTCAATTGAGAAACTAATTCCATCGTTTGTTGACACTGTAAAACAGATGAAGTTGCTTGAAGGGTATAAATTAGATAAGCCATTGGTTCCTTCTTGGTATTACCCTGGAGCTATcttaaacaacaatttggaTGATTCGGTGTACAATATTTGTTGTGTATCTGCATCCAAAAAAGTTGATGTACACAAACGAATTGACATCAAAACTGGCAATGGCACTATTTCGTGTGATTATATTCAAGGCTCGGCTGATGATCATGAGTTATGGGTTCCTCGAACTTTATGTGATGGGAAGTTTGGTGCAGATGTGTTTTGGAGTATGGCAGATGATGTGTTAGAAGATGCCTATATAAGATGTGGAGAGACCGAATTGATAGAAAAGATCACTAGTCTCTATAAACCAATGGGTAACACTGTGGAAATATTTAAGCTTGGCGACACTGGTATTTCAATTGGGAAATTAGAGGGAAATGTCAAATTTAGTCTGTTTAACACAAATGTTATATTATTCCATGAAGAATACACCATTACTGATATCCCTAAAACCAAACAAGTTGTACAGTACTCAATTTCGAGTAACAAAAAAGGTTCAAATAAGTTCAGGGAGATATTACCCGAAATAAAAATAGATTTGCCATGCACTATTTTATGTGATACCGGGCGTGATCTTAGTGTTGGTATGGCTTTAGTGCTATTGTGTttgaattttgatttgaattggtGTCCGACCACAACGCCTCCAACAGTAACGAAAACCTTAATCAAACAGCACTTGAGCAAAATTTCTCAAATATGCAAAGTCAATCCTAGTAGAAGTACACTTCAAAGTGTGAACACCTTTTTATTTTAG
- a CDS encoding negative regulator of ty transcription, putative (Similar to S. cerevisiae SPT2;~In S. cerevisiae: protein involved in negative regulation of transcription; required for RNA polyadenylation; exhibits regulated interactions with both histones and SWI-SNF components, has similarity to mammalian HMG1 proteins) codes for MCTCSFFFFFFFFSSSWPLGLVSSLFHLNRSIDCPQFTSGICIGSKMGLSSILQQIEKKGKIQQKQVPVEKKSDTAVTKDKFRNYSQDRPIDPVVARLKEKRRLEREQKERELREKKGLPPKKTTTSKPKSSTSTKSGGRQASAQRSRNQSPSLVQQQQQQQQPPPPPPPPKKRLNYNELLKKAASIDHSKLSINLLQKSKSPEAKSKPSDTKPGQVPRHNMSKPVGISRNGPHPTTAHVKPTPQRAPKPAPVIKAPLPPRQPSSKIKSKLEEKRKSRSYQEVEEDDDLSDFVEDDDEYDEGYGANEIDREEIWAMFNKGKKRSMYYGDDYDSDDMEATGAEIFDEEYQSRIDAEREDRREMEEEKRLQALKRKRLNRR; via the coding sequence ATGTGCacttgttctttttttttttttttttttttttttagccTGAGTTGGCCCTTAGGACTTGTTTCCTCATTGTTCCATTTGAATAGAAGTATTGACTGCCCTCAATTCACGTCTGGTATATGTATTGGATCAAAAATGGGTTTGTCGTCTATACTTCAGCAAATTGAGAAAAAGGGAAAAATTCAGCAAAAGCAAGTTCCTGTTGAGAAAAAGTCTGATACTGCTGTGACAAAAGATAAGTTTAGAAACTATAGTCAAGACCGCCCAATAGATCCAGTAGTTGCTAGATTGAAGGAAAAGCGACGATTGGAAAGAGAGCAAAAGGAAAGGGAACTtagagaaaagaaaggtTTACCGCCAAAAAAGACAACTACCAGTAAACCAAAGTCATCTACTTCAACCAAATCTGGAGGTCGTCAAGCTTCTGCTCAAAGATCCCGTAATCAGTCACCATCGTTagtacaacaacaacaacaacaacaacaaccaccaccaccaccgccGCCACCTAAAAAGagattaaattataatgaattattaaaaaaagcAGCTAGTATCGATCACAGTAAACTATCGATAAACCTTTTGCAGAAAAGCAAGTCACCAGAGGCAAAATCTAAACCATCAGACACGAAACCCGGCCAAGTACCTCGTCACAATATGCTGAAACCAGTTGGAATTTCTCGGAATGGTCCTCATCCAACAACTGCACACGTTAAACCCACTCCACAACGGGCACCCAAGCCAGCACCTGTGATCAAGGCTCCTTTGCCTCCAAGACAGCCATCCTCCAAGATAAAGCTGAAGCTTGAAGAAAAACGAAAGTCAAGATCATACCAAGAggtagaagaagatgatgatttgaGCGATTTTGTAGAGGATGATGACGAATACGACGAGGGTTATGGTGCGAATGAAATCGACAGAGAAGAAATTTGGGCAATGTTCAATAAAGGTAAAAAGCGTTCAATGTATTACGGAGACGATTATGATTCAGACGATATGGAAGCTACTGGTGCAGAGATTTTTGACGAGGAGTATCAATCAAGAATAGATGCGGAGAGAGAAGATCGCCGAGAAATGGAAGAAGAGAAGAGATTGCAAGCTTTGAAACGAAAAAGATTAAATAGACGTTAA